The region CATTTTTAACAAAATACTGCCACTGGGAGATGAAGTAATACTTTGTCCCGCCCATGGTGCCGGTTCTGTTTGCGGTGGTGCTATCTCACAAAGGGAGCACAGTACTCTGGGACTGGAACGCATTCATAACCCCGTATTACAGAAAACTGACAGGGACGAATTTGTAAAGCATAAACTTGCAGAGCATCACGAGTATCCCCCTTACTTCAGGAAAATGGAAGAATACAATCTCAGGGGGCCACCAATCCTGGAATGCCTGCCTATTCCCAAAATGCTTTCCCCACAAGAGTTCAGGGAAGAAATGGAAAAAGGGGCTGTAGTTGTGGATACACGTATGCCTCATTCATTCGGCGGAGCCCATATCAAGGATACATACAGCATATGGCTGGAAGGCCTGCCTTCTTTTGCAGGCTGGGTTCTGTCCTATGATAAACCGATACTTCTTGTCATGGAAGAAAAAGAGCAGCTGGATAAAGCTGTAAAATATCTGGTACGTTTGGGCTATGATAATATCAAAGGTTTCCTGGAAGGGGGAATCTCCGCCTGGTATATGGAAGCTTTACCTGTAGACGGATTCCACCTCATATCCGTGCATGACCTGAAAAGGAAACTGGATGAAAATGAAAGGATGGTTATCCTGGACGTGCGGGGCCAGGATGAATGGGAAGCAGGACACATAAAAAGATCCACACATATATACGTAGGGAACCTGGAAAATAACCTGGATAAGCTGCCCGATAAATGTCAGGTAGTTGTGTATTGTGGTTCTGCAAGACGTTCCAATATAGCGGCTTCAATTTTGAAAAGAAACGGATATAAAAAGATATATAATGTACTTGGTAGCATGGCGGCATGGAAGACTGCGGGATATGAAATCGTGAAATGAATTTATTATGATTACATAGAAGTTGGATAGCACCGATATCTGAAAATGGTTAAATAATTGAATTGGTTAACAGGTAACAATGAAATTCATAAAACCAATTGTTGCCATTTTCTTCCTTTCTGCAATACTACTTACCAGTGGATGTGCAGACGACACAACTCGATCTATAGTCCAATCCGGTGTTGTGGAAATCGAAGGGGAAAATATCAGGGAAACCGTACAGTATGATGAGGAAAACATCGATCTGTACATAAATGGTGACTCCATCAAGGTAGTGGTTGAATGGGGTACCCGCGTTGATAGCGCCATTATTACCGGCAACAATATCGAAGTTCTATTCAAAGATGGAGCAAGTATTGAGAAAATTTACCTGAGTGGGTCACGCATAACCGTCATTGTGCCAAAAGCCCAGTATCCGGTTGTACAAAAGGAAGGCAATGATCTGGGAGTTATATACTATTAATCCACTTTCCCTACTCAAAACATAGATGCGAATAATCTTCTAATCAGCGTTTCTGTCTCTTTACATTAGGCCCTTCACAGGTATCCTGCACAACAAATCCCTCTTGCGCAATTTTTTCCCTTAAAGCATCTGCTGTGTCCCAATCCCTGTCCTTTCGGGCCTGCTCACGTATCTTTACAAGTTCCATGATCTCTTCTGGCACTTCCTCACCTTCTTGTGCAAAAATACCAAGGGTATCTGCAAACTTCCTGTAGAGGGAAAGAAGCTTTTCAAGTACATCCTTATTCCTGCCGGATTCAAGGTACTGGTTGGAAATACGGGATAATTCATGGTAAACTGCGATTGCTTTCGGGATGTTCATATCATCTTCAAGAGCGTTCCTGAAATCATCTTCAAGATTGCCAGACAGGTCTATCATTTCCTTATCAGAAGGATATTCATTATCATCCGCTCCCTTTATAGCGAATTGCAGATTTTCCAGTGTTTCCCTTAACTTGAAATAGCTATTTTGTGCATTTTGGGCAAAGGAGTCGGAAAAATCCAGTTTCTTCCTGTAATGCACGGACATAAACATGAAGCGTACAACTTCTCCCCCATATTTTTCAACCAGTTCGGGAAGAGTGAAAACATTACCCTTTGACTTGCTCATTTTCTCGCCGTCAACTATCAGGTGTTCCCCGTGTATCCAGTACCTTACAAAGGGTTTACCTGTAGCCCCTTCAGACTGGGCAATTTCATTTTCATGATGGGGAAATATCAAATCCACTCCGCCTGTATGGATATCAAGGGAAGGCCCAAAATGATTCATGGACATTACCGAGCATTCCGTATGCCATCCAGGCCTAATCTTACCCCAGGGACTTTCATAGTAAATGCCCCTTTCAATCTCTTCCTGTGTGGATGCTTTCAGCAAAACAAAATCACGGGGATTATCCTTATCGTATTCATCGACATCAACCGATGCCCCCACCTTTATTGAATTGAAATCCAGTTTTGAAAGTTTGCCATATTCCGGAAAAGCCGCAATCCTGTAATACACCGAGCCATCCTTTTCATAGGCAAGTCCTTTTTCCATCAGTGTTTGGGCCAGCTCTATCATTCCATCCACATTTTCAGTGGCCCGGGGATAAGAAGAAGCACGTTGTATATTTAGCATATCAAGCCCACAGAAAAATTCTTCCGTATATTTTTCTGTAAATTCCTTCAGGGACATGCCCGCTTTCTTTGAATCACGGATAGTCTTATCGTCGATATCTGTTATGTTCATTACAAGATTCACTGTGTAGCCCAAATACTCCAGGATACGTACCAGATTATCGGTCATCAAAAAGGTTCGGTAATTGCCTATATGCGGAATATTGTACACCGTAGGACCACATGCATAGATCGAAACTTCCTCTTCCTTTAAAGGATGGAAGACTTCCTTTTTCCTTGTTAAAGTATTATACAATCGTAACATTCAAACAACCACGTGTTACCCTAATTTACGCCTTTCTATTTTAATCAATACATTTTATTTTCAACGGTTTGATGGCTGCACCAACACTACCCATAAATTTTCCTCTTTAAATACAGAGAATTTGACCTTCAGGAATCTTTTCACAATATCCATGTTTGTTCTGGCATGACTGGTTACAGATGTTACTTTAAAGCGCGATTGTCCATTGGCCAGTGCCATATAGGGGATTACTTGATCGCACATAAATTCATCAACTGTTGCACCTGCATTTATGCACCGTGAAAGATTTTCTGCAGCATCAATTCCTACATCCTCAGCCTTTACACCACGCTCCCCGAGACTATCCGTCCCAACAATGGAATTTTCAAAAACTGCCCAGAGGACTACTCCTGAACCGGTGGAATAAGAGGGGGAATATTGTGCATCAATGTTTATTGGTACATCATATCTCTGCGCAAGGTAATCCTGTATAGCATCAACTTCCCTTACAGACACATCTGCTCTTTCGAGGTCCGATGATGAATGAGCAACTCCCTTTATCTCCAGCAGTTTTCCTCTTTCATAAAGGTCAATGGCTTTAATACCATCTTTAGGTGGTTCTACATTGACCAAAACCTTGGCCCCTCCACGAGGATAGTAACCCTCCCTGAGAATCCGGATAGTCACATTGAAACCCATCCTTGAAAGAAAGGGACAGAAAACATGCTTTATATAAGCAAGTGGCGGACTCCATTTCCCATGGGTAGCACCTCCATGAATGGAGACCTGTATTTCTTGGCCTGCCATGGTCATCGGAATCAGAAGTGCCTGCAGGACAAGGCCGATTGAACCTGCTGTAGGGATTTCTATTTTTATGTGATCGGATGTTATTGGACCAGGAACGAACTCAATTTCCGTTGAACTTACCGATACTCCACTCACTTCTGCATTACACAACTGTGCAACCGCCATAATTCCGGCCACATGCTGGGCTCGCAGACCCGGAACTTTCCTTTGTGCACGGATATTGATGATTTTCACAGGTATCCCTGTGACCGCAGAAAGGGCTACAGATGTTCTTATTATCTGTCCGCCTCCTTCTCCAAAGGAACCATCTACTAAAATACGATCACGCATAAAAATAAATCACACTTCTTTTTTTACTATTTTACCTGAGCACTCTTATAATTACCTTCTGAGTTACCCTATGAAGACCCGGGCAGGATTGTTAGGCATAACCAACTCCTTCTATTCCCTTTGCCTGCTTTGTCCTCAATTCTCCTCTGATATTTTCATAGTATCTTGTGGTTTCGGGAGTTACTGAGGGACCTGTTTCTTCCAGAGCTTTCTGGAAATGTTGCATCTGAACTTTACTGGCATTAATATCCTCACGTAAAGCAAACCTTCCGGCCTTTTTACACACAGCCGCAATATCCGCACCCGTAAAACTGTCTGTCTGTTTCACCAATTCACTGAAATCTACATCACCAGCAAGCATCATATTGCGGGTATGGACTTGCAGGATTTTGTTCCTTGTTTGTGAATCCGGAACAGGAACCATTATCAATTCATCAAACCGACCCGGCCTTAGAAGAGCCGGATCAATGATGTCCGGACGGTTTGTTGCACCGATGACCACAACACCCCTCAATTCCTCAAGCCCGTCCATTTCCGAAAGCAACTGGTTCACAATACGCTCTGTCACCTGTGGCTCACCTGCTGCTGCACCTCTCAAGGGTGCAAGGGCATCCAGCTCATCAAGGAACACAATAGATGGAGCAACCTGACGTGCCCTTACAAAAACTTCAGCTATTCTTTTTTCTGATTCACCATACCACTTGGAAAGAAGATCACTACCTTTGGCAGAAATGAAATTCACATTAGACTCATGGGCAATCGCTTTTGCTAGCATAGTCTTACCTGTGCCGGGTGGTCCGTAGAGCAATACTCCTTTGGGTGCATCCACACCTATACGACGGAAAGAATCCGGATACTTGAGTGGCCATTCCACAGCCTCTTTGAGAAGGCTTTTTACCTCTTCAAGTCCGCCTACATCCTCCCAGGTTACATTTGGAACTTCAATAAGAATTTCCCGCATCGCCGAGGGTTGTACTGTTTTTAATGCCTCATTGAAATCTTCTCTTGTGACCTGTAATTTATCGATGATTTCCCGGGGAATTTGTTCAGCTTTAAGATCAATTTCCGGCAGTATCCTGCG is a window of Methanohalophilus mahii DSM 5219 DNA encoding:
- a CDS encoding MBL fold metallo-hydrolase; amino-acid sequence: MIFERIKSEGIAHLSYFLGFGKEAVVIDPRRDCQIYVDLARQNGMNIKYIFETHRNEDYVIGSQQLKTLTGADIYHGIYLDFEYGNALKDKQNFTFGSLKLTALHTPGHTDESMSYVLSDLNSNEVPVMVFTGDTLFVGDVGRTDLNGPDKTSQMASKLYDSIFNKILPLGDEVILCPAHGAGSVCGGAISQREHSTLGLERIHNPVLQKTDRDEFVKHKLAEHHEYPPYFRKMEEYNLRGPPILECLPIPKMLSPQEFREEMEKGAVVVDTRMPHSFGGAHIKDTYSIWLEGLPSFAGWVLSYDKPILLVMEEKEQLDKAVKYLVRLGYDNIKGFLEGGISAWYMEALPVDGFHLISVHDLKRKLDENERMVILDVRGQDEWEAGHIKRSTHIYVGNLENNLDKLPDKCQVVVYCGSARRSNIAASILKRNGYKKIYNVLGSMAAWKTAGYEIVK
- the cysS gene encoding cysteine--tRNA ligase → MLRLYNTLTRKKEVFHPLKEEEVSIYACGPTVYNIPHIGNYRTFLMTDNLVRILEYLGYTVNLVMNITDIDDKTIRDSKKAGMSLKEFTEKYTEEFFCGLDMLNIQRASSYPRATENVDGMIELAQTLMEKGLAYEKDGSVYYRIAAFPEYGKLSKLDFNSIKVGASVDVDEYDKDNPRDFVLLKASTQEEIERGIYYESPWGKIRPGWHTECSVMSMNHFGPSLDIHTGGVDLIFPHHENEIAQSEGATGKPFVRYWIHGEHLIVDGEKMSKSKGNVFTLPELVEKYGGEVVRFMFMSVHYRKKLDFSDSFAQNAQNSYFKLRETLENLQFAIKGADDNEYPSDKEMIDLSGNLEDDFRNALEDDMNIPKAIAVYHELSRISNQYLESGRNKDVLEKLLSLYRKFADTLGIFAQEGEEVPEEIMELVKIREQARKDRDWDTADALREKIAQEGFVVQDTCEGPNVKRQKR
- the rtcA gene encoding RNA 3'-terminal phosphate cyclase, producing the protein MRDRILVDGSFGEGGGQIIRTSVALSAVTGIPVKIINIRAQRKVPGLRAQHVAGIMAVAQLCNAEVSGVSVSSTEIEFVPGPITSDHIKIEIPTAGSIGLVLQALLIPMTMAGQEIQVSIHGGATHGKWSPPLAYIKHVFCPFLSRMGFNVTIRILREGYYPRGGAKVLVNVEPPKDGIKAIDLYERGKLLEIKGVAHSSSDLERADVSVREVDAIQDYLAQRYDVPINIDAQYSPSYSTGSGVVLWAVFENSIVGTDSLGERGVKAEDVGIDAAENLSRCINAGATVDEFMCDQVIPYMALANGQSRFKVTSVTSHARTNMDIVKRFLKVKFSVFKEENLWVVLVQPSNR